DNA sequence from the Bremerella cremea genome:
TCGATCTTCTTTAGCGAGGCGTAGATCGGAATGATTTGCTCAACGGCAGAACGATCAGGCACACGACGGCTTGAGTGATACCCGGTGATCTTTCCCGCCGCATCAAAACTAGGAGTCACATGAGCCAGAACCCAGTAGTGATCTCCATTCTTGCAAAGATTAACAACGAACGCGAAGACTTCATTGCCTGCGGAAATGTTGTCCCATAATAGTTTGAACACGCAATGAGGCATGTCGGGATGACGAATAATGTTGTGGGGTGCGCCGAGCAGTTCTTCCTCGGTGTACCCGGCGACATGAATGAACGTTTGATTGGCATAAGTGATGATGCCTTTCGGATCCGTTTTGCTGACGATGATTTCATCTTCGCCAAACGTTCGTTCGTGCCCGGTGAGACGGACATTCTTTTTGATCATCTCTGGTGTGCCCCTCGCTTGCTAAACGTCTGCAATGAAGACGCCGCGAACCGTTCCCCAAAATGCCTTCAAGGGGATGTTCAAGTATGGGAGTTACCAGTCCATACAGCTGCAATTCGTCGCCTCAAGCCGGCTGCGATTTCCCGCAGTCGATTATCTGTTTTCGCGCCAATCGTTATAACTGATGGCAAGACGGTGAGCTTCCGATAAAGCCCTTTAACCCGATAGACAAACGTTGCAATGACCTTCATGGCAAGATAAGAAAGAGACGCCTAAGCAAGGCGTTTGCTGCAGATACCAGATTCCCGCCAAACGAATTAACAGCGGGAATCTGGAGAAGCATGTTCTGCCGGAATCACTTGTTCTTTCTATCCGTTCACCATTAAACGAAAGCAAGGCAGTGCCCCGTGTTTTGCCTACTCGTATTTGGCAGGGGTTCCTTCGGGTGGCAATGCCTGCTGGATGAACTCCCGAATATCGTCATTGGCTTGACGTAAATCTTCGTTGCGAAGATACATCATGTGGCCGCCACGATATCCTTTAAAGCTCAAGCGATCTTTCATCTTGCCGCTAGGATCGAGGTGCCACATCGTGTACTTGGCGTTGAAGTAGGTCGTTGCCCCGTCGTAGTAACCAGACTGGATCATGACTTTTAAATAGGGATTCATCGCCATCGCTTGACGCAAGTCTTCTCCGGTTTGGTCCCCATCCCAATCCCAACGCCCCACGGGGCCAAACATGTTGTATTTTACGTCGGTCTTGAAATTCAGTTCGTTCGGAAAGTACCAATTGACGGCCGGGGTAAACGAGTGCAGCCAAGAGGCAAGCTCCGCATTAAAGTCCGGCGAGTCTCCAGCATCTTGACGATCGATGCCTTGATAGCGGGAATCAAGACGTCCAATCGTGCGACCTTCCTCACGCAACAACTCTTTCCAATAAAAACGGGTAGGCACATCGAGGTTGTATTGTCTGACAACATTCTCACTAAGTCCTGAATACTTTGCGAACCCTTGAATCGCTTCCTTCTTCGCTTCAGGGGTCGCCCAAGCACCACGGACCATCGTAGGAAGCAAGGTATCAATCGTAAACTTCTCGGCTTGTTCAAGGACCTCTGATAAATCTTGTTTCTGCAAGTCTTCTGGTAACTTCTTGTGGTACCAGGCGGTTGCAGCATAGTACGGCAATCGATTAGCAGCCTCCACGGCTCCGTCCCGCTCGATCCCTAATTCCGTTGGCGAAACCAAGATCACGCCATTGAGATACATCCACTGACTACCTTGCAGCTTGTACGCCAGGCCTGAAACGCGAGTAGTTCCGTAGCTCTCTCCAATCAGGAACTTGGGAGACTGCCAGCGATTGATGCGACTAACGAATGTATTGATCCACTCAGCGAGATAGGTCGCGTCTTGATTGACGCCAAAGAACTGCTTGGGATCGGCCTTCTCGTCAACAATTCGTGAATACCCCGTATTAACAGGATTCACATAAACGATATCTGCCACATCTAAAATGGTATACGGATTCTCGCGTACACCATACGGCTGAAGCGGATAGCCTTCTTCATCGATGTTCAGCATCCGAGGCCCTGTGTAGGCCAAGTGCATCCAAACAGAAGCCGAACCAGGTCCGCCGTTGAACGAAATCACGAGCGGGCGATGATCCGTTTGTTCGATATCGGTGCGACGATAATAAGTGTAAAAGAGCGTGGCCAGCGGCTTTCCATCTTCATCCCATACTGGCTGCGTTCCCGCTGTCGCCTCATAGGGAATCGTCTGACCGTTGACGGTTACTTCGTGCTGCGTGACGACGCTAGTCTCAATCGGAATCTTGCGGACGTAGTCCTGGGGATTGTCTCCCTTGGAATCGCTGACGGCCTTCTCAGTAGCCGCCTCCTCTGCACGGATGCTGCTAAGCGAGCCAAAAAACAAAACCACCAGAACTAACAGCGGGTAAACCATAACCGTCGACTTCGACGTACGAGCGAGTTGCATCAGTGGATGCTCCTTTAGACAGGCCAGTTCATTTCCAACCAATCATTATAATTGCGCAAATTCGCACGTCTCTACCATAAGCAAATTCTAACGGCGGGAGACGACGAACACCGCATTCGCCCCCTCTCATGGTGAACCGCAAGCGAACATTTACTATGCGACGAACTGTTTGGTGTTTGATAAAATCTTGCCTATGCATCCCAACAGACACGCCGTTCTCCTTTTAGCTCGTGCAAGTGAAACCATGAAGCATCTAGGACTTCTCCTGGCAGTATTTCTTGCTCCCACGCCACTGCTAGCTGACGAACACCAGGTCTTTGCCCATCGCGGTGCGAGCGGTTATTTACCCGAGCATAGTCTGCCCGCCAAAGCGATGGCGCATGCCCAAGGCGCAGATTTTTTGGAGCAAGACGTGGTGCTTACCCAAGACAATGTTCCCCTCGTCTTGCACGATATTCATCTCGATGGCATCACCGACGTTGCCAGCCGTTTTCCGGAACGCAAACGGAAAGATGGACGCTATTACGCTATCGATTTCACCCTGAAAGAAATCAAACAGCTACAAGCCACACAACGTTTTAATCTCAAAACAAGAGACACCGTCGCTCCAGAACGCTTTCCTATCAACGGGTATACGTATCAGCTACATACTTTGGATGAAGAGATCCGTTTCATCCAAGGCATGAACTTTAGCACCGGACGCGATGTGGGTCTCTTCACAGAGATCAAGAATCCCAGCTTTCATCAAGCGGAAGGGCACGATGTTGCGAAAGCGGTTTTCGATGTGCTATCTCGCCACGGCTATGCCGACAGCAAAGACGCAAATTGCTGGGTTCAATGCTTCGAGCAAACCACATTAAAACGCTTTCGGGAAGAGTTCGGCTGGCCAGGGAGGTTGATGATGATTTACTATGGCAACAAAACCGGAGCCGATGGCTCGAACTACGATTACTTGGCTACGCCTGACGGTCTTAAAGAACTAGCCACGTTCGTGGATGGCGTTTTCCCCAATCTACCCCGCGTTGTCACCTGGGATGAAAAGGGGCAACCTCATGTCAGCAATTTTACTTCTGCGGCCCATCAAGTAGGCCTCCGCGTCATTTCTGGCGTCGCCCGCCGTGACAATCTCCCGAAAAACTGCCCCTCTCTTCCAGCCTTGCACGAGGCCCTATTCACGGTCGCCGGTGTAGACGACATTTGCACCGATTTTCCGGACCTTAGTGTTCAATGGTTGAGGCCATAGGCGAGTTATCAAATTACTGTTTAGCTGGCTGTTCTACGCCAACTTTGAAAAAACGCTAGGAACTTCCAAGCGTGGGGCGTTGGCGACACAACAAGAACCAACCAACGGCAACCTGACTTATCAAAAGCAGGATCATAACTGAGAGGTACATCGGCACCGGCGACACATGACGAATGACTTGTCCGTTGGTAACATCAAACACAACGCGAACCCCTTGAGCCCCAAACACCGTAAAGGTCATCTTCTGCGGATCGAACGCGAGGTTGTCATTTTCCGACCGTGCAACCCTGGGCAAGGCCAATTCGAGTAGCGAGAAAAGAGTGACGTCCGAATACGAAGCCATTTCGTTTCCGTTGGAATAGAACGTGACCAAATGACCATAATGCCCGCTCCATACCGATCCGCCGTCATGAGCAAGCATGAGATACTTCCCTTGCGGTCCCACAAATACGTCGTGCGTTACATCCTGAAAGGGAATCGTCCATAACGGACTGGCTGATCCGTCATTTCGGTAAAGCCCGCTCTGCGTATAGGCCGTCCTTATTCTTTTGATCTCTTCGACGTTATCCTCGGTGTATTGGAATTCCTCTTCAGCCGACAACGGCGAAATCATCACCAAGACAAATTGTCCATCGGCGGATACTTTGGTCCACGACTCAAGAGAAGGCAAAGCGGCATTGACTACGCCTGGAGCTCCAATCCAACCTAGCCCTACAAACAACCAAACGAAGACGCGTAATTCGTACATGACCTCACGCCCACCACACTTTCAATCAAGGATATCTCCTTAAATGGTAGCGAAATGAGCACCAGAAGTGGTGGATAAATCACGCCTGGCAAAGAGAAAAACACTGTCGACTTTGTCTGCGGAATCGACCGCTATTTGATAGTCGACGAGCTTCTCGAAGGCAAACGTCATAGCTACTCAAAGAGGAGAGTAGAAAGGAGATAGTAGAACGATTAGAGAGGGAGAAAGGTGAGCGGCAAAAACGGGAACGTTACGAACCAATTCAGGCCAGAAACGCGTCCTTCTACTGCTCGACTTTCTCCCCTCTACTCTCTACTTGCCTTCGGCAAGTCGGGGCGACAAGACACGGTTAGAACTTTTTTGCTCCGCGCTTTTGGACCTGCAAACATATGATCCCCTGTGTTTTGCAGGGCTAAAAGCGCTGATCGGCCAAACCCGTAAACAGCTGGAATGACGCGCATCTGCCTTGGGCAACCAGTGGCAAAGCGCTTTCTCAAACAGCTTTCTTTGCTCCCTGCTGTTCAGTATTTTGTAAGCGGCTATCTCGCTGGCACGATCGCGCAAAGACGCTTTTAGAAGGCCACTCTGCTGATCGCCTTTCTGTGTTTCTGGCTGCCCGTACGCAAAGGCGTTTCGGCGCGGCCATGCAAAGCGTTTCAGATGGAGACCCAAACCAATGACTACCTCACCTACTCCAAGCGAAGATCCAAAGAAGCAGAACGAGACTGATTGCTGCCTCAATGCAACCGAGCAAGACGCTCTGGATGATCCAATCAAGCAAGAGCAGTACCGTCAGGAATACCTACGTCAGCTCCGGCTCTGATCGTGTCCCGGTTGCGGCGAGACCGATCTGATTTAGCACCTTTGCGCAGCGATTCAGTTCTTGCGTCGCATCGCAAGACAACTCTGGATCTACGCTCCATCTCTATGCAGGAACTGTCGTCGATGAGTCTCATAGACCCGGTGGACAAACCGCAACAGTTCATTTGCTCTATACGTTGTGCCACAACGCTTGCCGTGCATTCTGCACAATGTACACGATCTAAGAATGTCGTTCACATTTTGCCCTGCTTCTCAGGCTCGGGCTTCAATGCTCACCATGGCTAGATCGAGATTCCTCATTAAAACGAGTACCCACATGCGGGCGAATTGGCATAAGCACAGGCAGACGGCTTGTCGTTGTGCCACGGTCCACAATCTACCCATCGGCGACCGATAGAATCCCACCGCTGGGCTTTCCATTGATCATAGCAAACACGAGCATAACGCGGTCCTACACATTTTCTTCGCTTACGAGTTGGGCAATATGCCGAAGTGGTGGGATCGCAAGCTTCTACTGGAAAATAGCAATATGTCGTTGGATAACTGTCACACGCTTGCTTCTGCCTACATCGCCAATTGCCGAAGATTCCTGCATTGGCTTCACCGACTGCAAGAGAGATCAACAGCATAACCGGGATTGCAACTCGTGAAATTGGCATCAAATTTGACATGTTCTAACTCCAGGTCGGAAAGAAAAGTTTGCCCTTTGAGGCACTTCGACTGAATTGGAATTATAAACAAGTGCGAGCCAGAAATGTTCGGTCCATCCTGGGAATCTCGTGGGTAAGCGAGCGTGGGATTTAAGCGGTGAGCATTGGTTGAGGGATTGACAAAGGGACAGGCGGCCGCTCCACGTGCATGGGGTCAGCCGATTTTGCAAAAAACGGGCGAGATGAATGCACCCGGTAAAGCTATCTGGTAG
Encoded proteins:
- a CDS encoding PAS domain-containing protein → MIKKNVRLTGHERTFGEDEIIVSKTDPKGIITYANQTFIHVAGYTEEELLGAPHNIIRHPDMPHCVFKLLWDNISAGNEVFAFVVNLCKNGDHYWVLAHVTPSFDAAGKITGYHSSRRVPDRSAVEQIIPIYASLKKIEDSNPDWRAGMHDAEGELGRLLESVGMSYDEFAFSLVQCV
- a CDS encoding S10 family peptidase, with amino-acid sequence MQLARTSKSTVMVYPLLVLVVLFFGSLSSIRAEEAATEKAVSDSKGDNPQDYVRKIPIETSVVTQHEVTVNGQTIPYEATAGTQPVWDEDGKPLATLFYTYYRRTDIEQTDHRPLVISFNGGPGSASVWMHLAYTGPRMLNIDEEGYPLQPYGVRENPYTILDVADIVYVNPVNTGYSRIVDEKADPKQFFGVNQDATYLAEWINTFVSRINRWQSPKFLIGESYGTTRVSGLAYKLQGSQWMYLNGVILVSPTELGIERDGAVEAANRLPYYAATAWYHKKLPEDLQKQDLSEVLEQAEKFTIDTLLPTMVRGAWATPEAKKEAIQGFAKYSGLSENVVRQYNLDVPTRFYWKELLREEGRTIGRLDSRYQGIDRQDAGDSPDFNAELASWLHSFTPAVNWYFPNELNFKTDVKYNMFGPVGRWDWDGDQTGEDLRQAMAMNPYLKVMIQSGYYDGATTYFNAKYTMWHLDPSGKMKDRLSFKGYRGGHMMYLRNEDLRQANDDIREFIQQALPPEGTPAKYE
- the glpQ gene encoding glycerophosphodiester phosphodiesterase, translating into MKHLGLLLAVFLAPTPLLADEHQVFAHRGASGYLPEHSLPAKAMAHAQGADFLEQDVVLTQDNVPLVLHDIHLDGITDVASRFPERKRKDGRYYAIDFTLKEIKQLQATQRFNLKTRDTVAPERFPINGYTYQLHTLDEEIRFIQGMNFSTGRDVGLFTEIKNPSFHQAEGHDVAKAVFDVLSRHGYADSKDANCWVQCFEQTTLKRFREEFGWPGRLMMIYYGNKTGADGSNYDYLATPDGLKELATFVDGVFPNLPRVVTWDEKGQPHVSNFTSAAHQVGLRVISGVARRDNLPKNCPSLPALHEALFTVAGVDDICTDFPDLSVQWLRP